CGAACACATCCTCGTCCAGGGCGAGCGCACGCGCCTCGGCGGAATCGATGACGCCGTCGTCGATGCCCTCGGCGATCTCGCGGCGGACCTTCGCGCGCTCGCGGAAGTAGTGCCAGATGGTGACGGCCGCCGTGATGACGACCACGCCGATGAGGATGACGTCGATGTACTCCGTGACGATGTCGCGGATCCAGGGCACGAAGCCGATGGCGTACCCGAGCATGGTGAGGCCGACGCCCCAGATGACGGCGCCGATCAGGTTGTACAGCGAGTACTTGCGCCACGGCATGTGGCCGACTCCTGCGGCGACCGGCGCGAAGGTGCGCACGATCGGGACGAATCGGGCGAGGATCACGGTCAGACCGCCGAAGCGCTCGAAGAACGCGTTCGTCCGCTCGACGTTCTTCTTGCTGAACAGCCCCGATTCCTTGCGTTCGAAGATCGCCGGACCGGCTTTGTGCCCGATCAGGTATCCGACTTCACCGCCGATGAAGGCGGAGAGGCCTATCGACAGCGCCACGATCCAGACGTTGACGCCGAAGATGCCGTTCGCAGCGACCGCCGTACTGTGCGACAGGAGTCCCGCGATGACCAGGAGCGTGTCGCCCGGCAGGAGGAACCCGACCAGAAGGCCGGTCTCGGCGAAGACGATGAAGCACACGACGACGAGTGCCCAGGGGCCGGCGGCCTCGATGATCGTCTGCGGGTCGAGCCAGGGGATGAGTCCAGTGGTGTGCAAAGCGGTCCCGTCGGTGCGGTGTTCGGCGGAGGAGCACAGGAACGTCTGCCCCCGTACCCCGTGCGGAAGGTGGGACTTGAACCCACACGCCCGAAGGCACAGGAACCTAAATCCTGCGTGTCTGCCAATTCCACCACTCCCGCGGGTCTGATCAGTCTAACCAGCAGGAGTTGGTCGATTACGGCACTGTGACGCGACCGGGCGTCCGGCCGGGCGGGGGCGCCGGCCGCTCGGCTCCGGTGGACCGCGAAGTCACTCGGAATCGTCGTCGTTCACGCGCGCGGCCACCCGGTCGGCCTTGCGCGTGCCGACGATGCGGGAGATCGAGAGTGCGGCGAGGCCCGCGACGAAGAGCGTCCAGGCCGCGACCCAGTTCTGAGCCGCGAGCGCGACACCGGTCGTCGCGAGGACACCCGTCGACGTGGCGGGGAGCTGGTACATGGGAAACCTTTCTGTGTCGGGGCGTCGTCCGAGGGCGACGCGTGCGTGTGCGCGGCGTCGGAGGACGTCGCATCAGGATGCGAGCGGTGCGCGAGCGGCGGTCACGTGGTTCCACGAGGTGTCGCGGCGCAGCATCGCCAGCCAGACGGCGTGCACGAACGCCGTCTGCAGGGCGAGGTCGTAGAAGATCTCGGGGATGACGGCGGCGGTCACCAGCCGTCCTTTCGGGCCAGCCGGCCAGACCGAGAGGATGCGCTCCACGACGAAGACGGCACCGAGGGCCAGCCAGAACGGCTGGAACGCGAAGGAACCCGCCGCGATGGAGAGCGCCGTCAGGACGATCAGCATCGCGATGGTGATGATGCCGGTCCCGATCATGAACTGCTGTCCGAAGTAGCGCAGCGTCACGGGCGACGGCCCGTAGGAGCGCAGGTTGTCCAGCATGCCCTTGTACCACCGCACGCGCTGCCGGTGCAGGTCGACCCAGGTCGGCATGAGCTCCGTGTAGCACTCGCACTCCAGCGGGGCGACGAGCCGCCATCCGCGCGTCTTCAGCGCGAGCGTCAGTTCGGAGTCCTCGGTGATCGCACCGCGGTCGTAGACGTCGCCGCGGACACCGGGAAGCTCCGCATCCCGGTGCGCGGCGATGTCGCGCAGGGCGGACAGCCGGAAGAGGGAGGCCGTCCCGGTGACCACCGCGACACGACCGGTGGAGCGGATCTGCGTGCGGTAGCGCTCGTACTCGTTCGCCTGGAACTGCTGCAGCATGCCGGAGGCCAGCTCGCCGAGGAACAGGCCGCTCACCGCGCCGATCCGTTCGTCGCGCGCCATTTCGCGCAGCGCGGTCTCGACGAACCGGGGGGACAGGCGGGTGTCCGCGTCCACCACCAGCACAAAGGTCGGGGGTGAGGAGGCGATCGCGTCGAGCGCCTGGTTGAGTGCGCCCGCCTTGCGGGCCGTGTTGCCCACCGTGCGGAGGACCTGCGCGCCGTGCGCGGCCGCGATGGACTCCGTGGCGTCGGTGCAGTTGTCGGCCACGACGATGACCCGGCCGGGGGCCGCGGTCTGCTCCGACAGCGCATCGAGGGTGGCGCCGATCGCGTCCTCCTCGTTGTGCGCGGGGATCAGCACCGCCAGGTCCCGGTCGTCCACCACCCGCGACGCGGTCCGTGCGGACGTGCTGACGGGCATCGTCATCCGGCTGTGGGTCATGGGGCCGCGGACGACCATCTCCGACCATCTCCTCTGCATCCAGGGGCACCCCTGCGATGCCCCGTCCGGTGTGTTCTGTCTGCGTCTTCCGCCTCTGCGGGCGCATACAGTTCAACGGCCAGGAGGGGTGTTTCCTGCTGCTCCGAGGGAGGACGAGTACGGCGTCAGCAGGCGTGGAGCACGGTCGCCGGGCGCGGCGAGTATCGGCGGGAGCGCCGTGAGTACCGCGGGGATTCAGCGGAGGCGGACTCAGAGGAGGCCGGCGAGCTCGCTGCGGGAGGTGATGCCGAGCTTCCGGAAGATGCGGTAGAGGTGGTTGTCCACCGTGCGCTCGCTGACGACGAGGCGGGCGGCGACGTCGCGGTTGCTCGCACCCTGCGCGATCAGCCGGGCGATCTCGAGTTCGCGGGGGGTCAGATACGCGGCGGGCGCAGCCACCTCCGAGACCAGGAGGCGGCTCTCCTCGCCGCCGTCCTCCATGAGCCGGCGCAGGTGTGCGGACTCCTCGGTCGCTCGGTCCGTCCGCCCCTCGTCGCGGAGGATCCGGATCGCCATGGCGTGCGCCCGTGCACTGTGGAGGATGAGGCCCTCGCGGCGCAGCCGGGCCGCGGCATCGACGAGCAGTTCGGCGGAGTGGAGCAGCGCTCCCTCGATGTAGATGCCGAGCGCCGGCACCAGATCGCCCTGTGCCGCGCGGGCGATCTCGGTGAGTCGGGCAGCACGGTCCGGGTCGACGTGCAGATCGATGATCCTGGCTCCATCGAACACGGCGGCGAGGAAGTTGCCGTCGTCGATGAAGGCCTCGATCCGCTCCCAGGCGCGGCGCGTCGCCTCGTCGGCGGGTACGCCGCGGGCGATCGCGAGGGAGGCGGATGCGGGTTCCGGGCGCGTCATGACGAACGGGCCGCCGGCGAGGTCCAGCTCCGCCAGCTGCGTCAGCATCGCTCTGGCGCTCGGCAGGTTCTTCTCCATCAGGCTCAACGATGCACTGATGGACAGAAGACCGGCCCGTGCCGCGGGGCGCAGGGGCGCGGGGGCATCGAGGGCGAAGACCCCCGTGAGATGGTCTCTCAAGCTCGTCAGCTTTCCCTCCAGATAGAGACCCAGAGCGACGACGTAGGCATGCGGCTCGATCTGCGACCGGTCGAGCATGCCCCGCGCGATGTCCAGCTGGCGGTCCGCGCGAGCCACGGCCCCGCGGATGTCGCCGGCGAAGAGCATGCCGAGGGAGATCAGCGCGTCGGTGTCATAGTGCACGGGGTCGACGGGGACGACGGCGGCGAACTCCTCGCGGGCATCCGTCGTGCGCCCCCCGGCGAGGAGCATCTCCCCGCGCACCATCCGGACGACGTCCGCCGCGCGCAGCGGCGGGAGGTCGACGATCGACCCGTTCCCGTCGACGTTGACGTCGACGTCGACGTCGACGTCGGCGTGCGGATTCGGAGTGCCGGCCTCGGGGACGAGGGGCAGCTCGGGTGCCGTGTCGCTCCCGGTCACCAGGCGTACGTGCTGTGCGGTCGCCGTGAGGATCGCCGCGCCGTGCGGCATCTGCGCGGCGGCGCGGAGGAGGACCGACAGGCCGGCGGGAACGTCGTGCAGGCGGAACGCGCGGAACACGCCCTCCCACGCGCGGATGCGGACGGCCTCGAGCGACGGACGGTCCGACGCACGGGTGCGCTCTGCGGCGAGCACGTGCTCCATCTGCGCGACGGGTGCGCCGTCGTCGAGCAGCGCCTGCAGGTAGAGCAGCGCGGTGGCGTCGGTGGGGTCGCGTTCCCAGTCCGCGCGGCACCGGATCACGCGCGATGCGGTGTGCTCGCGCAGGACCCGCCCGAGGATAGCCGCGGCCTCCGGGGACGACGACCAGCGCATGGGCGTGCTGAGCGCCGGTCGTGCGGGCGGGCGATCGGGCGTCGTCGGGTGGTCGCGGAAGGCGGCCGAGACGAGGTCGGCGGCGGACCGGCCCCGGGCGCTGAGGGCGCGGTGGCGCAGGTGCTCCTCCAGCAGGGGAGGGAACAGGGCGATGACCGAGCGATCGTCCTCGTCGACGAACCGGACGAGGCCGCGGTCGTCGAGAGTGGTCACGATGTGCCAGGGGACGGCCCGTCGGACGGTCGAGACATCCGTGGGCCCCAGCTCCGCCAGTACCCAGAGCGCCTCGCGTTCCGGTTCCGTGAGCCCCGCGGTGAGCCGGCCCACCGGGATCCCCCACGCCGGCGTCCACAGGTCGCGGGCGCCGGACCAGTGCGTGCCCTCGTTCACGAGCTCGCCGGTCCGGCGCGCCTCGACGCAGATCGCCCGGGCGATGCCGGGCAGGCCGCCGGAGAGCGCATAGACCCGTCCGGCCACGTCGGCGTCGATGTCACCGCCCAGGGTGTCGGCGACGAGGCGGTGGATCTCGTCGAACGGCAGCGGCGGGACGGTCACCACGGTCGCGTCCCGGCGCGCCGCGACCGTGCGCAGCGCGCTCGCGTCGTACAGGGGTGGGCGGACGGTGGCGAGGACGGTGATGTCCGCGCGGTCCATGGCTGCGGCGATCACCTGAGCGGAGGTGTCGTCGAGCTGATGGGCATCCGTCAGCAGGATGAGGGCGGGACCCGAGGAGGCGAGTGCCGTCACGGCGTGGACGGCTCCCGCGATGCCGGGGGGAGAGGAGGTGAGCCCGGCGAGCGCAAGGGCGTCGAGGGGACGGGTGCCGGTGTCGGCGGGGCCCGGCACCGTCGCGACCGTCCACCCCTCCTCCTCGACCCTGCGGCGCACGTGCGCGAGGAGGGTACGACGGCCGGAACCGGGGAGGCCGACCAGGACGACACCGGTGCGGGCGGTGATCGCGTCACCGATCACGTCCAGCACAGGGGAACGGGGATCCGGCGTCGGCATCCGACCACTATCGTCCGTGCGACGCCCGGTTGCCAGGGTCTTCGGTCCGGCCTCGGTGCGGTGCGGCACGGGCGTCGAGCCGGTGGACGGACTCCTGCAGCGCGCCGTGCAGCATGACCTCGAGATCGCCGACGACACGGTAGGGGTGCTCGACCATGCCGTTCGCGACCCACCTCAGCAGCACGGCGAGCACCGCCGAGGTGTAGAAGTCGACCACCAGGACGCGGTCCTCCACGCGCACCGGTCCGCCGCCCTGCTCGTCCACCACGGCTTCGGTGACGGGCCGCATCTGCTCGAACAGGAACCGTTCGAGCCCGGACCGGCCCAGGCCGTCGAGGACCCCGAGCGTCGATGCGCGGTTGTCGCGCATGTACCGCATCAACCGGACGAGACCGTCGGCCCACCCCAGCTCGGATGCGAACGTGCGGACCTGCCCGGCGACCTCGGTCTCGAACACCCAGACCGCGAGATGCCGGACGTCGGGGAAGTGGTAGTAGAAAGCCTGACGGGTGATCCCGCAGTCGCGCGTCAGCTCCGTGACCGTCACCTTGTCGAGCGGCTCGGTCCGCAGCCTGGCCTTGAGCGCCGCAGCCAGCGCTTCGCGCGCACCCGCATGCCGGTGCGGATCGGCGGTTCCGTGGGCCATGCCCGACGGTACCACCACGCCTTTCTGGACACATTCGGGAAGTTGTCTAATGACGCGCTGAACAGGGATTTCTATCGTAAATACCACAGACGGCACGCATGCCGCGGGCCGCAGAGCTGGAGGTCCGAAAAATGTTCTTGTACGAATCCATTCCCTGGTATTCCTGGGCGATGTTCGGCGTCGTCCTGGTCGCCCTCATCGCCCTCAACGAGGTGACGCGCCGCTGGAAGTGGGCCGGCATCGGCTTCTTCGTGGTGCTGCCCCTCCTCTTGACCGTCTTCGTATGGCCGACGACGGCCGGTGAAGGGTCGTCCACGGGCACCTGGTTCCACTGGGTGAAGGTGTACTCAGCGCTCATCGGGTGCCTGGGATTCATGCTCATCCGGTACGTCCCGCGGCTGGCGTCCAACCGCTGGATGCTGATGTTCCCGCCGCTCATCCTCGCGATCAACATCGGCGAAGCCGTCATCCGTGACTTCGAGGTCGCGGGTCTGCAGGGCATGCACGATGGTGTCTTCATGGTCGGCGGTCCCTGGAACTACATGAACGCCATCGCCGGGATCCTCAACCTGGTCACCATCTGCGGCTGGGCCGGCATCATCGTGTCGCGCGACAAGTCGAAGGACATGATCTGGCCCGACATGATGTGGTTCTGGATCATCGCGTACGACCTGTGGAACTTCGCCTACGTCTACAACTGCGTCGGCGACCACTCCTTCTACGCCGGTGCGGCGCTGCTCATCTCGTGCACCATCCCCGCGTTCTTCATCAAGAAGGGCGCCTGGCTGCAGCACCGTGCGCACACCCTGGCCCTGTGGATGATGTTCACGATGGCGGTCCCGACCTTCGTCACCTCGTCGCCGTTCGCCGTCGAGTCGTCGCACAACCCGGCCGCCCTGTTCGTCGTGTCGGCCCTGTCGCTCGCAGCCAACATCGCCGTCGCGGCCTACCAGCTGTTCACCATCGTGAAGCGGCACCGCAACCCGCTGCGCGACGAGCTGTACACCGAGCTGCCCCAGTACCGCGAGGTGCGTGAGGCGAACCTCCCGCTCGAGGCGCCGGCCGCCCAGCCGGAGCCCCGGAAGGAGACGGACCGACTGGTCACCGCCTGACCGCCGCCGACACCGGCCCCCGGCCGGAGGAGCAGCGAACACCACGCGCCGTGGCCGAGCCTGACGGGCTCGGCCACGGCGCCGCTGCACATCCGGGGTCATCGAGCCGCCGCCCGCCGTGCCGTGCACAACGGCGGAGATCTCCGGCGCCGCGCCGGTTCGGGATGCGGTGGCCCGGGGTGTCGGGCCTGTTCTCCGTCGTTGTGCGCCCGTTAGCTCCGGCCCGCTCCGGCCCGGCTCCCGTGCACGGTCCCGCTCGGGTCGGTGTGCCGCATCCGCCCCCGGGTGCGCACGGCACGCGGGTCGCATGCACAACGGCGGAGATCCCCGGCGCCGCGCCGGTCGGGGAGGCGGTGGCCCGGGGTGCCGGGCCTGTTCTCCGTCGTTGTGCCCGTCGGTTCGGGCCCGCCGGCCTGCACGCCGAGCGGCCGGAGCGTCGTGCGCGGTGGGCTCGGCGCGGGGCGTTGTGGATAACTTCGGTGGGCCGGTCGCGATCTTGCGAGGATGCTCCCCATGTCCTCGCCTGCCGCAGCCGTTTCGCGAACAGCGACGGGATCGCCGCCGCAGTCCGCCGTGGCGGAACGGGTGCGGGAGCGGCTGCGGGCCGACGGGATCGATCCGACGCGGGATCGGTCGAGCGGGGAGCGACTGGCGCGCGCCGAGGTGCGGCGGCACAACGACGCCGCCCTCGCCCGGGGCCTCGCGACGATCGACGACGAGGACGCCTGCGTCAGCGAGGTGCTCGCGACCGTCGCCGGCTACGGTCCGCTCCAGCCGTTCCTCGACGACCCGACCGTCGAGGAAGTCTGGCTGAACGCACCGGACAAGGTGTTCATCGCGCGCGGCGGCAGGGCCGAGCGGGTGCCGCTCGTGCTGACCGAGTCCACCGTGCATGATCTCGTCGAGCGGATGCTGCACGCGACGGGCCGACGGGTCGATCTGAGTCAGCCGTTCGTCGATGCGTCGCTCCCGGACGGCAGTCGCCTGCACGTCGTGATCGGCGGGATC
The sequence above is a segment of the Microbacterium caowuchunii genome. Coding sequences within it:
- a CDS encoding helix-turn-helix transcriptional regulator yields the protein MPTPDPRSPVLDVIGDAITARTGVVLVGLPGSGRRTLLAHVRRRVEEEGWTVATVPGPADTGTRPLDALALAGLTSSPPGIAGAVHAVTALASSGPALILLTDAHQLDDTSAQVIAAAMDRADITVLATVRPPLYDASALRTVAARRDATVVTVPPLPFDEIHRLVADTLGGDIDADVAGRVYALSGGLPGIARAICVEARRTGELVNEGTHWSGARDLWTPAWGIPVGRLTAGLTEPEREALWVLAELGPTDVSTVRRAVPWHIVTTLDDRGLVRFVDEDDRSVIALFPPLLEEHLRHRALSARGRSAADLVSAAFRDHPTTPDRPPARPALSTPMRWSSSPEAAAILGRVLREHTASRVIRCRADWERDPTDATALLYLQALLDDGAPVAQMEHVLAAERTRASDRPSLEAVRIRAWEGVFRAFRLHDVPAGLSVLLRAAAQMPHGAAILTATAQHVRLVTGSDTAPELPLVPEAGTPNPHADVDVDVDVNVDGNGSIVDLPPLRAADVVRMVRGEMLLAGGRTTDAREEFAAVVPVDPVHYDTDALISLGMLFAGDIRGAVARADRQLDIARGMLDRSQIEPHAYVVALGLYLEGKLTSLRDHLTGVFALDAPAPLRPAARAGLLSISASLSLMEKNLPSARAMLTQLAELDLAGGPFVMTRPEPASASLAIARGVPADEATRRAWERIEAFIDDGNFLAAVFDGARIIDLHVDPDRAARLTEIARAAQGDLVPALGIYIEGALLHSAELLVDAAARLRREGLILHSARAHAMAIRILRDEGRTDRATEESAHLRRLMEDGGEESRLLVSEVAAPAAYLTPRELEIARLIAQGASNRDVAARLVVSERTVDNHLYRIFRKLGITSRSELAGLL
- a CDS encoding DUF5692 family protein, giving the protein MFLYESIPWYSWAMFGVVLVALIALNEVTRRWKWAGIGFFVVLPLLLTVFVWPTTAGEGSSTGTWFHWVKVYSALIGCLGFMLIRYVPRLASNRWMLMFPPLILAINIGEAVIRDFEVAGLQGMHDGVFMVGGPWNYMNAIAGILNLVTICGWAGIIVSRDKSKDMIWPDMMWFWIIAYDLWNFAYVYNCVGDHSFYAGAALLISCTIPAFFIKKGAWLQHRAHTLALWMMFTMAVPTFVTSSPFAVESSHNPAALFVVSALSLAANIAVAAYQLFTIVKRHRNPLRDELYTELPQYREVREANLPLEAPAAQPEPRKETDRLVTA
- a CDS encoding DedA family protein produces the protein MHTTGLIPWLDPQTIIEAAGPWALVVVCFIVFAETGLLVGFLLPGDTLLVIAGLLSHSTAVAANGIFGVNVWIVALSIGLSAFIGGEVGYLIGHKAGPAIFERKESGLFSKKNVERTNAFFERFGGLTVILARFVPIVRTFAPVAAGVGHMPWRKYSLYNLIGAVIWGVGLTMLGYAIGFVPWIRDIVTEYIDVILIGVVVITAAVTIWHYFRERAKVRREIAEGIDDGVIDSAEARALALDEDVFDPREDTDGPTR
- a CDS encoding glycosyltransferase family 2 protein, with translation MQRRWSEMVVRGPMTHSRMTMPVSTSARTASRVVDDRDLAVLIPAHNEEDAIGATLDALSEQTAAPGRVIVVADNCTDATESIAAAHGAQVLRTVGNTARKAGALNQALDAIASSPPTFVLVVDADTRLSPRFVETALREMARDERIGAVSGLFLGELASGMLQQFQANEYERYRTQIRSTGRVAVVTGTASLFRLSALRDIAAHRDAELPGVRGDVYDRGAITEDSELTLALKTRGWRLVAPLECECYTELMPTWVDLHRQRVRWYKGMLDNLRSYGPSPVTLRYFGQQFMIGTGIITIAMLIVLTALSIAAGSFAFQPFWLALGAVFVVERILSVWPAGPKGRLVTAAVIPEIFYDLALQTAFVHAVWLAMLRRDTSWNHVTAARAPLAS
- a CDS encoding TetR-like C-terminal domain-containing protein, which encodes MAHGTADPHRHAGAREALAAALKARLRTEPLDKVTVTELTRDCGITRQAFYYHFPDVRHLAVWVFETEVAGQVRTFASELGWADGLVRLMRYMRDNRASTLGVLDGLGRSGLERFLFEQMRPVTEAVVDEQGGGPVRVEDRVLVVDFYTSAVLAVLLRWVANGMVEHPYRVVGDLEVMLHGALQESVHRLDARAAPHRGRTEDPGNRASHGR